The Anolis sagrei isolate rAnoSag1 chromosome 6, rAnoSag1.mat, whole genome shotgun sequence genome includes the window aatggagatgagcaccaacccccagagtcagacacaactggacttaatgtcaggggaaaacctttacctagactTCTCTGTGTGTTTTAAGAATAACTTTATTGAGACAGGAACgactttatttgttgttgttgtttttgttgtgtgcctttgagagTGAATGGCTGCCTGCCCCACTGAACACCCTGGGAGCCAAGGACTGCCCATTCTCTCTCTTAACAACCTTGTAGGTAACGAGCCCAAGCACAAAATTAATGTATTATTtttgtgcttggcctcatgttagccgcccgagtcccctttggggagatggaggcgggttataaataaagatgatgatggtggtgatgatgatgattattattaatcatatatAAGCTTCCATACTGTATATGTAGTGATGACACTAAATTAGGGCTATAATACTATTTTCTCAGCTCTAGAGCCCTTGGATGTCTTCAGCATCTGGATGCAGCCATGGTGGTAGAGGTGTGCAGTTTCTTTGGGGTCTATCTCCTCTACTGCACCAATCCGCGGTATCATGGACGCATCTACATTGGCTTCACAGTCAATCCTGAACGGCGTATCATTCAGCACAATGCTGGGAAGCGCCGAGGCGGAGCCTGGAAGACAAGCGGCCGTGGACCTTGGTAATTTATGGGAATAACAGAAAGCTTCCTGAGTGATGAATCAGACCATTGGCCCATCTAGTTCAGTGTTGTCAACACTGACAAGTAGGGTTTAGAGTCCTATCTGGAGATGTTGCAGAATAAAGTAAAGCTTCTGCTACTGTGCTTTGGCCCTTCATATTTCCCCTTTCTATCTACCTTCATTTTTATCTCTGTTGTTCTGAAGGGACATTTAGGACCTGCTGGGAATTGTGATCTTGGAGGCATGCATATTGGGAGGCTAAACatgcttcttctcttcttccagggACATGGTGCTGATTGTCCATGGTTTTCCTTCAGATGTAGCAGCCCTCCGGGTATGGTGCTTTTGTTTGTACTCACAACTGCTTTTCTTCTgtatgttgctgttgttaattgccatcaaatcACCTCTAAATGAGAACTGAACAGGATAAATTATTAACAGTCCTGCTTGCAAACTCAAGGGTGGTCTCTCTGTCGCATCTATCTCCCACAATGTgatctttttctttgtctttcattttccatgtattattattttatatccaGTGAGTTGTTAGTTTTGTCTCAGAATGAAAAATTAGCAAGACAGATAATTAATAGTCcagctggagcccctggtgacacagtgggtttgaatccttgtgccagcaggggagagtgggttgagctccttctgtcagctctagctccccatacggggacataagaggagccttccacaaggatggtaaaaatatcaaacatccgggcgtcccctaggcaacatccttgcagatggccaattctctcacaccagaagtgacttgcagtttctccatgTTGCTCCTGACATCCCTGCTCAGATCTTACAAACCCAGAGCGGTGTCTTCCTTGCATCTCTCCCCAtaatgtgatcttcctctttcctaatataatgtaatgtaatatattgtacatacatatatttataatattataatgtaatacaatataatacaatactaatactaataatatattataattaaatattttacattacatgtaatattactaataatattacaatataatggtatagtaaaatatagtaatatataatactgatattatactatgctaataatataatatttgtatatatatcttgtaagccgctctgagtccccttcagtgtgaggggggcagcatataaatgttgtaaataaataaataaataaaaaatttccATTACCTTTAAAACTATTCCGTTTTTCCAGGGGATCATGTCATCTCACAATAAGTCCAAAGTACAATAGCCTCAGCTTAGttattttggcttctagggagtaTTTGTTGTGCTGAAGATTTCTCAGTGAACTCTTTTGATTTGGGTCACTTTGTTATTTCTTCCCACAGTTCGAGTGGGCCTGGCAGCACCCGCACTCCTCCCGCCGCCTCAACCACGTTACCCGCCGCACCTCCCGGGAGCGTCAATTTGACTTCCACCTGCGTGTTTTGGCCCACATGCTCCGCACTGCTCCCTGGTGCCGCCTGCCCCTCACCATCCGCTGGCTCAAGCAGGAATATACCCGAGACTTCCCTCCGGACTTGGAGCCTCCGCTGCACATGCCGGTGGCCTATGGGCCAGTGAGAGCTGTCAAGGAGACCAAGGGAGCAAAAGCAGCACCTTCAGAGCAACAGGGGGTGACTCTGAAACGTTGTAGTGTCTGTCTGAAAAGGTTCCAGGTAATAGTCGGGCTGCATTTTAGTGGGAAACTTGGTTTGTGGGTGAGTGAGGATGCTCAGGAATTTAGTGGTCACTAGAGGGTTCCTGGTACCATCTATTGCTGATCTTTCAGAATTTGTATATCCCTTCCCATTCTAAAAGGTAAACAATTCTCTCCTGTGCCATAGGAATagacataaaaattaaaagtcTAAGTATGGTGGTATTTTTTGTTTTATCCATCTGTTCTACTTATGAATTCTTCCTTTGCAGGAAGGAGATGATGACATCCTCCTGCACTGTTTTCGCCCAGGCTGCACCATGGTTGCACATATCATGTGCCTGGCTAATTTTTTCCTAGAGAAAGAACCAGATCACATCCTGCCCATAGAAGGCCAGTGCCCAGGGTAAGTAGGTCATCCTGGACTATGGCAGAATTAAAAGGTGGCAAAACATGGGTGAAATTGAAATATTGGCACTgaatcc containing:
- the SLX1A gene encoding structure-specific endonuclease subunit SLX1; this translates as MVVEVCSFFGVYLLYCTNPRYHGRIYIGFTVNPERRIIQHNAGKRRGGAWKTSGRGPWDMVLIVHGFPSDVAALRFEWAWQHPHSSRRLNHVTRRTSRERQFDFHLRVLAHMLRTAPWCRLPLTIRWLKQEYTRDFPPDLEPPLHMPVAYGPVRAVKETKGAKAAPSEQQGVTLKRCSVCLKRFQEGDDDILLHCFRPGCTMVAHIMCLANFFLEKEPDHILPIEGQCPGCKNLVLWGDLIRHHKGCYGDLEADPTSSQEHWANELQL